A part of Paenibacillus sp. IHBB 10380 genomic DNA contains:
- a CDS encoding CueP family metal-binding protein encodes MRKKIVVATGVVVVAVGAYFLTGSVEKKEPIKIDAQEIKQLVQEYSVGNIENLSASITSKQLIVTGGEVDPLTYDLPENEFFVSIAPYIEGTHPCATHSLTGCQGEMVKQEFSVNIEDMEGNVILDQTMKSQSNGFIDLWLPHDKKYRITIVHGGKSAESEISTFESDNTCITTMQLLGGKSA; translated from the coding sequence TTGAGAAAAAAAATAGTGGTGGCTACAGGAGTGGTTGTTGTTGCGGTAGGGGCGTATTTCTTAACAGGTAGCGTCGAAAAAAAAGAGCCTATCAAAATTGATGCGCAAGAGATTAAGCAATTGGTACAGGAATACAGTGTAGGAAACATAGAAAACCTGTCCGCCTCAATCACTTCGAAGCAACTCATCGTGACCGGGGGCGAAGTAGACCCGTTAACCTATGACTTACCTGAGAACGAGTTTTTTGTTTCCATTGCGCCGTATATCGAGGGAACCCACCCTTGTGCAACCCATAGCTTGACTGGCTGTCAAGGAGAAATGGTGAAACAAGAGTTTAGCGTAAACATCGAAGATATGGAAGGCAACGTGATATTGGACCAAACAATGAAATCCCAATCGAACGGATTTATCGATCTCTGGCTACCACATGACAAAAAATATCGCATAACAATCGTGCACGGCGGGAAATCAGCAGAGTCCGAGATTTCTACGTTCGAAAGCGACAACACTTG
- a CDS encoding phosphotransferase enzyme family protein, with protein sequence MLIEMKEIILKEISAKYPIVINEIEEITNEMFRCNDNENEYFVRITGYKSYEEQQEELKWINFLSKHGVGVPSVVPSIEGNLVETGNFPQEKCIVLFKAAKGIHLPRSSWNSEIFKDLGREIGKMHRITARYESQTELEYIKEWNENEEYYFLKYIPAEETIIRELAEAVLAEVQQLPRNSNTYGLLHGDIWLENVLVANQSNITIIDFQDCERHYYLYDLVVPIYSALEFSFAGKGNINDYAQSIAESLFAGYLEEHSLPLDMIEKLPLFFKLKEIFEYCLMHMYWDAESLSEEQVRILNLYRFRLENNYPSICLNYERITNIIKYSTL encoded by the coding sequence ATGCTTATTGAGATGAAAGAAATAATATTAAAAGAGATTAGTGCGAAATACCCTATTGTAATTAATGAAATAGAGGAAATCACCAATGAAATGTTTCGTTGTAACGATAATGAGAATGAATATTTTGTTCGAATAACTGGTTATAAGTCATATGAAGAACAACAGGAAGAATTAAAATGGATAAACTTTTTAAGTAAACATGGAGTCGGAGTTCCTTCAGTAGTTCCTTCTATAGAAGGTAATTTAGTCGAAACAGGAAATTTCCCTCAAGAAAAATGTATTGTTCTATTTAAAGCTGCCAAAGGAATTCATTTGCCTCGTTCTAGTTGGAATAGTGAAATATTCAAGGATTTAGGTCGGGAAATCGGTAAAATGCATCGCATCACTGCACGGTATGAGAGTCAAACCGAATTGGAATATATTAAAGAGTGGAATGAAAATGAAGAGTATTATTTTTTGAAGTATATCCCTGCTGAGGAAACTATAATTAGAGAGTTAGCTGAGGCAGTATTAGCTGAGGTTCAACAATTACCTAGAAATAGCAATACATATGGTTTGTTGCACGGGGATATATGGTTAGAGAATGTGTTAGTGGCAAATCAGTCAAATATCACTATTATAGATTTTCAAGATTGTGAACGACATTATTATCTTTATGATTTAGTAGTTCCGATATATTCGGCTCTTGAATTTTCGTTCGCCGGGAAGGGTAATATAAATGACTATGCTCAATCTATTGCTGAATCCTTGTTTGCGGGTTATTTAGAAGAACATAGTCTACCGCTAGACATGATCGAAAAACTACCTTTGTTTTTTAAACTAAAAGAGATTTTTGAATATTGCCTAATGCATATGTACTGGGATGCAGAGAGCTTAAGTGAAGAACAGGTTAGGATATTAAATCTTTACCGATTCCGTTTGGAAAATAACTATCCATCTATTTGTTTGAATTATGAACGTATAACAAATATCATTAAATATTCTACCTTGTAA
- a CDS encoding ArsR/SmtB family transcription factor, which produces MEPTLIYKALSNETRSQIMQWLKNPEEFFDEQPYLQQGLNFRIGVCVGDIQAKAGLAQSVISSYLFTMQKAGLLESERIGKWTYYRRNEETLQEFSEYIQKKL; this is translated from the coding sequence ATGGAACCTACATTGATTTATAAAGCTTTGTCTAACGAGACTCGTAGTCAAATTATGCAATGGTTAAAGAATCCAGAGGAGTTCTTTGATGAACAGCCTTATTTACAACAAGGCCTCAATTTTCGAATTGGCGTATGCGTGGGAGATATTCAGGCTAAAGCAGGACTTGCACAGTCTGTTATCTCCAGCTATTTGTTCACTATGCAAAAAGCTGGTTTGTTGGAATCAGAGCGAATTGGAAAGTGGACATACTATCGTCGGAACGAAGAGACCCTTCAGGAATTTTCCGAGTATATCCAAAAGAAACTATAA